Proteins encoded in a region of the Rutidosis leptorrhynchoides isolate AG116_Rl617_1_P2 chromosome 9, CSIRO_AGI_Rlap_v1, whole genome shotgun sequence genome:
- the LOC139867980 gene encoding uncharacterized protein → MQNYFKRKEPSSSTPINVVEIDDLPYDPYYRPRIFQYNPNQRDEIRRQYWIRGPSQPRGNDFPKTNGRRFVKAWFDKYSNWLEYSVKADRAFCLCCYLFGDQGGNEAFVTEGFNSWNKTERFKDHVGHINSFHNKALQKCDMLMRPNQSIHAAFHKQDDIVKTENRIRLGATVYACRYCLKCALPFRGHDETEASLFKGNFLELLDLIISQNEELRKLPKAPGNNKLVSPCIQKDVVKCFKQEVLKSIFKEIGDDVFALLVDESSDVSKKEQMAIVIRYVDTLGLVKERFVGLVHVKETSSLSLKSSIDSFFAKHKLSLKQLRGQGYDGASNMRGEFNGLKAKILEENSSAYYVHCFAHQLQLVVVAVARKHLALVNFFDKLAVLMNVVCASCKRKDILLDKEKERVEKEIGSGIIETGKGLNQELSLIRPGDTRWNSHYKTLLLLIDMYPSIIKVLEYVKEEGTNGSSQNQAHGLLKYLKSFDFVFYLHLMLRILGFTNILSQALQRKDQDILEAVSLVESTKERLQDLRITGFEQLLKKISSFCEKHDIEMLKMNVNCVNSRRQRDKITNQHYYEVECFNTIVDMQIQEFSDRFSEASNELLISMAALNPRNSFSMFDASKLMRLSKLYPNDFDSLEMIELEQQLDMYIHNVRKDPRFANLNGIGDLSRVMVETRKYLSFNLVYRLLKLALVLPVATATAERCFSAMKIVKSNLRNRIGDEFLNACVICAVEREALASVKDEDVIHRFQNMRFRKGKV, encoded by the coding sequence ATGCAAAATTATTTCAAAAGAAAGGAACCGTCTTCTTCGACACCCATTAATGTTGTTGAAATAGATGATCTTCCGTACGATCCGTATTATAGACCACGAATTTTTCAATATAACCCTAATCAGAGAGATGAGATAAGGAGACAATATTGGATTAGAGGACCTTCTCAACCACGCGGTAATGATTTTCCAAAAACAAATGGGAGACGTTTTGTCAAAGCTTGGTTCGATAAATATAGTAATTGGTTAGAGTATAGTGTTAAAGCAGATAGAGCCTTTTGCTTATGTTGCTACTTATTTGGAGATCAAGGTGGTAATGAGGCATTTGTGACGGAAGGGTTTAATAGTTGGAACAAGACGGAAAGATTTAAAGATCATGTTGGTCATATTAATAGCTTTCATAACAAAGCTCTACAAAAGTGTGATATGTTAATGAGGCCAAATCAATCTATACACGCAGCCTTTCATAAACAAGATGACATTGTGAAAACCGAGAATCGAATTCGATTGGGTGCTACAGTATATGCTTGTAGATATTGTTTAAAGTGTGCGTTACCATTTCGTGGACATGATGAGACGGAAGCGTCTCTTTTCAAAGGAAATTTCTTAGAATTATTGGACTTGATCATAAGTCAAAATGAGGAACTTCGTAAACTACCTAAAGCTCCGGGGAATAATAAATTGGTGTCTCCTTGTATCCAAAAAGATGTTGTTAAGTGCTTTAAACAAGAAGTGCTTAAATCAATTTTTAAGGAAATTGGTGATGATGTATTTGCGTTGTTAGTTGATGAGTCTAGTGATGTATCAAAAAAAGAACAAATGGCCATTGTTATACGATATGTTGATACACTTGGACTTGTTAAAGAGAGATTTGTGGGCCTTGTTCATGTGAAGGAGACATCTTCTCTGTCTCTTAAATCTTCCATTGATTCTTTTTTTGCTAAACATAAATTAAGTTTGAAACAATTAAGAGGTCAAGGTTACGACGGAGCAAGCAACATGCGAGGAGAGTTCAATGGTTTAAAAGCAAAAATCTTGGAGGAAAATAGCTCGGCATATTATGTACATTGCTTTGCTCATCAACTTCAGTTAGTGGTTGTGGCAGTTGCAAGAAAGCATTTGGCCTTAGTGAACTTTTTTGACAAGTTAGCGGTTTTAATGAATGTTGTTTGTGCTTCTTGTAAACGAAAAGATATTTTGCTTGACAAAGAGAAAGAGAGGGTAGAAAAAGAAATTGGTAGTGGTATAATTGAAACCGGGAAAGGATTGAATCAAGAACTTTCTCTTATACGACCCGGAGATACACGATGGAATTCTCACTATAAAACACTTTTGCTTTTGATTGATATGTATCCTTCCATTATAAAGGTTCTTGAATATGTTAAAGAGGAAGGAACTAATGGTTCTAGCCAAAATCAAGCACACGGTCTTTTGAAATATTTAAAATCGTTTGATTTTGTGTTTTATTTGCATCTAATGTTGCGCATCTTAGGGTTTACAAATATATTATCGCAAGCTCTTCAAAGAAAAGATCAAGACATTTTGGAAGCAGTTTCATTGGTGGAGTCAACCAAAGAAAGGTTGCAAGATTTAAGAATAACGGGGTTTGAGCAACTTTTAAAGAAGATATCTTCTTTTTGTGAGAAGCATGATATCGAAATGTTGAAAATGAATGTGAATTGTGTTAATTCAAGAAGACAAAGAGACAAGAtaactaatcaacattattacgagGTTGAATGTTTTAACACCATTGTGGATATGCAGATTCAAGAGTTTAGTGATCGTTTTAGTGAGGCAAGTAACGAGTTACTTATTAGTATGGCGGCGTTGAATCCTCGTAATTCATTTTCAATGTTTGATGCATCAAAGTTAATGAGGTTGAGTAAGTTATATCCAAATGATTTCGATAGTTTGGAAATGATTGAGCTAGAACAACAACTTGACATGTACATTCATAACGTTCGAAAGGATCCAAGATTTGCTAACTTGAATGGTATTGGCGACCTTTCAAGAGTGATGGTGGAAACAAGAAAATATCTATCATTTAATTTGGTTTACCGATTACTAAAACTTGCTTTGGTTTTGCCCGTTGCAACTGCAACGGCTGAGAGATGTTTTTCGGCAATGAAGATCGTAAAGTCGAATTTACGCAATCGTATTGGGGATGAGTTTTTGAATGCTTGTGTAATTTGTGCAGTAGAAAGAGAAGCTCTCGCCAGTGTTAAAGATGAAGATGTGATTCATCGTTTCCAGAATATGCGTTTTCGTAAAGGAAAAGtgtag